A genomic segment from Anabas testudineus chromosome 6, fAnaTes1.2, whole genome shotgun sequence encodes:
- the irak4 gene encoding interleukin-1 receptor-associated kinase 4 gives MSNSVTSATYIRHLSYGLRRKLSDFLDPQDRWKDVIVSIRKPSGDLRYSQHHVRRFEGLLAQGRSPTVELLNDWGTTNCTVGELVDILKSHKLLAAACVLIPDTVEEVTSAETRQTSAAEESYSALSTRILEEREAPSPPGSSVQRPQIVLEDKEPVHTGFSSFLYNELMKITGNFDDRPTSDGGSRLGEGGFGTVYRGLLNDTPVAVKKLNSMDDISLDELQVQFNQEIQTLKVLKHENLVDMVGFSCDGQHPCLVYAFMANGSLLDRLACKDDTPPLCWRQRCLIAEGTARGLEYLHCNHHIHRDVKSANILLDDQFVAKISDFGLTRASAKQTSTTMMTERIVGTRAYMAPEALRGEITPKSDVFSFGVVLLEILSGLPPADENREPQFLMEAHYDIDDEDEDLTLEDFVDKKMSDWELCQVESVYSLACNCLHERKIRRPVIKQVLSELKGVVKSISLDSQ, from the exons ATGAGTAATTCTGTGACTTCCGCGACTTACATTCGCCACCTGAGTTACGGTTTACGGCGCAAGTTGTCCGATTTTTTAGACCCTCAAGACAGATGGAAAGATGTTATTGTGTCCATACGGAAGCCGAGTGGGGATCTGAGGTACTCTCAGCATCATGTGAG gAGATTTGAAGGACTTCTTGCTCAGGGGAGAAGTCCCACCGTGGAGCTGCTGAATGACTGGGGGACCACCAACTGCACAGTGGGGGAGCTTGTGGACATCTTGAAGAGTCACAAGCTCCTGGCTGCTGCTTGTGTTCTGATCCCTG ACACAGTGGAAGAGGTCACCTCAGCAGAGACACGGCAGACGTCTGCAGCAGAGGAAAGCTATAGTGCCCTTTCAACGAGGAtactggaggagagagaggcacCTTCACCACCTGGCAGCTCTGTGCAGCGGCCGCAGATTGTTCTGGAGGACAAAGAACCAGTACACACAG GCTTCTCCAGCTTCTTGTACAATGAGCTGATGAAGATTACAGGCAACTTTGATGACCGTCCCACGTCGGATGGAGGCAGCAGACTTGGAGAGGGAGGCTTCGGCACGGTATACAGAGGGCTCCTCAACGACACGCCTGTTGCGGTTAAAAAACTCAATTCA ATGGACGACATCTCCCTGGACGAGCTGCAAGTTCAGTTCAATCAAGAGATCCAGACTTTGAAAGT GTTGAAACATGAGAACCTTGTGGACATGGTTGGATTTTCCTGTGATGGACAGCACCCCTGTTTAGTGTATGCCTTCATGGCCAATGGCTCTTTGCTTGACCGACTGGCGTGCAAG GATGATACTCCTCCACTGTGCTGGCGACAGAGATGTTTGATAGCTGAAGGGACAGCGAGAGGGTTGGAGTATCTGCATTGTAACCATCACATCCACAGAGATGTTAAAAG TGCAAACATCTTGTTAGATGATCAATTTGTGGCAAAGATCTCAGACTTCGGGCTGACGAGAGCATCAGCCAAACAGACATCAACAACCATGATGACGGAGAGGATTGTGGGTACCCGTGCCTATATGGCACCTGAGGCGCTGAGAGGAGAGATCACGCCAAAATCGGATGTCTTCAGCTTTGGAGTG GTGTTGTTAGAAATACTGTCTGGGCTCCCGCCAGCTGATGAAAACCGTGAGCCGCAGTTCTTG ATGGAGGCTCATTATGATATAGATGATGAAGACGAGGACTTGACTCTGGAGGATTTTGTGGACAAAAAGATGAGCGACTGGGAGCTCTGCCAGGTGGAGAGTGTCTACTCTCTGGCCTGTAACTGCCTCCACGAGAGGAAAATCAGACGGCCAGTCATCAAACAG GTCCTGTCTGAGCTTAAAGGAGTTGTCAAAAGCATATCTCTTGATTCGCAGTAA
- the twf1a gene encoding twinfilin-1a, translated as MSHQTGIQAGNDVKDIFASAKGGDQYRVLKIVIKDEQLTLGASRKASKKWDQEYDSLVLPLLEDDMPCYILYRLDSSNNQGHEWIFLAWSPDHSPVRHKMLYAATRATLKKEFGGGHIKDEIFGTVKDDLNLSGYRKYLTSQAAPLPLTAAEEELRQIKLNEVQTDISVDTKQQTLQGVAFPVHKDAVAALERLRDKKVNYVQLRVDAEQELIRLCSTEPTEVKDLPLRIPKDSARYHFFLYKHSHEGDYLESTVFIYSMPGYSCSIRERMLYSSCKNPLVDMVENKLQIEIAKKLEIDNGDEINSDFLYEEVHPKQHAHKQAFAKPKGPAGKRGGRRITRPPAEGEEED; from the exons ATGTCACATCAAACCGGCATTCAAG CGGGGAATGATGTGAAGGATATCTTTGCCAGTGCCAAGGGTGGAGACCAATATCGAGTCTTAAAGATTGTCATTAAGGATG AGCAGCTGACTTTGGGTGCCAGCAGGAAAGCATCAAAGAAGTGGGACCAGGAGTATGATTCCTTAGTACTGCCCCTCCTTGAGGATGACATGCCCTGTTATATTCTGTACCGGCTGGACTCCAGTAACAACCAGGGCCACGAGTGGATCTTTCTGGCCTGGTCCCCTGACCACTCTCCT GTGCGACATAAAATGTTGTATGCTGCTACCAGAGCGACACTGAAGAAAGAGTTTGGAGGCGGACACATTAAGGATGAGATTTTTGGTACCGTAAAG GATGATTTGAATCTTAGTGGCTACAGAAAATATCTGACCTCGCAGGCTGCTCCCCTCCCGCTTACGGCTGCAGAAGAGGAACTGAgacagattaaattaaatgag GTGCAGACAGACATCAGTGTGGACACCAAGCAGCAGACTCTGCAGGGAGTGGCTTTCCCTGTTCACAAAGATGCTGTTGCAGCACTCGAACGTTTAAGAGACAAGAAAGTGAACTATGTACAACTG CGAGTAGATGCCGAACAGGAGCTGATTCGTTTGTGCAGCACTGAGCCAACGGAGGTGAAAGACCTGCCATTGAGGATCCCTAAAGATTCTGCGCGCTACCACTTCTTCCTCTACAAACATTCCCATGAAGGCGACTACTTAGAATCTACAG tctTCATTTATTCTATGCCAGGGTATAGTTGTAGCATCCGAGAGAGGATGCTTTATTCCAGCTGCAAAAATCCCTTGGTTGACATGGTGGAAAACAAGCTCCAGATTGAGATTGCAAAGAAG TTGGAGATCGATAATGGGGATGAAATAAACAGTGATTTCCTGTACGAGGAGGTGCATCCAAAGCAGCATGCACACAAGCAGGCCTTCGCCAAGCCCAAAGGCCCTGCTGGGAAGAGGGGTGGCCGCCGCATCACCCGACCTCCcgcagaaggagaagaggaagattGA